The Streptomyces albofaciens JCM 4342 genome has a segment encoding these proteins:
- the dtd gene encoding D-aminoacyl-tRNA deacylase: MRAVVQRVDGARVEVDGETVGEIVGEGLCVLVGVTHDDTPAKAAQLARKLWSVRILDGEKSCSDTGAGLLVISQFTLYGDARKGRRPTWNAAAPGPVAEPLVDEVVTRLRALGAEVATGRFGADMKVSLTNDGPFTVLLEV, translated from the coding sequence GAGGGTCGACGGCGCACGCGTCGAGGTGGACGGCGAGACGGTCGGTGAGATCGTCGGAGAAGGGCTGTGCGTGCTGGTCGGGGTCACGCACGACGACACCCCGGCGAAGGCGGCGCAGCTCGCCCGCAAGCTGTGGTCGGTGCGGATCCTGGACGGCGAGAAGTCCTGCTCGGACACGGGTGCGGGCCTGCTGGTGATCAGCCAGTTCACTCTCTACGGTGACGCCCGCAAGGGCCGTCGGCCCACCTGGAACGCGGCGGCGCCCGGTCCGGTGGCCGAACCGCTCGTGGACGAGGTCGTCACCCGGCTGCGCGCGCTGGGCGCGGAGGTCGCCACGGGCCGCTTCGGCGCGGACATGAAGGTGAGCCTGACGAACGACGGGCCGTTCACGGTGCTGCTGGAGGTGTGA